A genomic window from Litoreibacter janthinus includes:
- the cueR gene encoding Cu(I)-responsive transcriptional regulator: MNIGEVADLSGLPAKTIRYYEDIKLIRPSRDANGYRAFSEGDLHKLTFLSRARALGFTIENCRNLLALWEDQSRASADVKLIAGEHLEEIDRKIADLQAMRQTLGDLVQKCAGDGRPDCPILTGLGKPR, from the coding sequence ATGAACATCGGAGAAGTCGCAGACCTGTCTGGCCTGCCAGCTAAAACAATACGGTACTATGAGGACATCAAGTTGATCCGACCGTCCCGTGATGCCAACGGCTACCGCGCATTCAGCGAAGGTGATTTGCACAAGCTGACATTCCTCAGCCGCGCGCGGGCTCTCGGGTTCACCATCGAAAACTGCCGAAATTTGTTGGCGCTTTGGGAAGACCAATCCCGCGCCAGCGCGGACGTGAAACTCATCGCGGGAGAGCATTTGGAAGAGATAGATCGCAAGATAGCCGATCTGCAAGCCATGCGCCAAACGCTTGGAGACCTTGTGCAGAAATGTGCGGGGGACGGGCGACCCGATTGTCCAATTCTAACAGGTTTGGGCAAGCCGAGATAA